A region of Solanum dulcamara chromosome 7, daSolDulc1.2, whole genome shotgun sequence DNA encodes the following proteins:
- the LOC129893918 gene encoding calmodulin-binding transcription activator 4-like isoform X4 has protein sequence MAESGYNINDLVREGLSRWLRPAEVLFILQNHEDHQLAHQPPQKPASGSMFLFNKRVLRYFRKDGHSWRKKKDGRTVAEAHERLKVGNAEALNCYYAHGEKNSNFQRRSYWILDPAYEHIVLVHYRDITEGRQIGAFMSQSSPISSTFSLSPSLYSTQHPGFTVVGSESYQQYQDESRPGYGEICSDAVIHINGMNVSDITRMMEGVGSSPKVEISQALRRLEEQLNLNDDSSAEIYPLYSEIENSNDAENLVHDKSSLVQIQDNSNNHLLLPHSGESSESQDQLLSLGANMWKEMLDHCRSSPAAQSQTKCFEKFDENVVVVGSYLCNPSEYTWTCMFGDIEVPVQIIKEGAIRCQAPPHLPGKVALCVTTGNRVPCSEVRDFEYRAKLDDRGQNILPEVSGASKSSEELLLLVRFVQMLLSDSSVQRGDGSESCNNILEKSKASEDSWSQVIESLLCGTLTSTVTVDWLLQELLKNKLQQWLSSKLQVKNNEMGYSLSRKDQGIIHMIAGLGFEWALHPVLNAGVSANFRDISGWTALHWAARFGREKMVASLIASGAFAGAVTDPSSHDPFGKTAASIASTCGHKGVAGYLSEMALTSHLTSLTLEESEVSRGTADIEAEKTISSITTSSSVTHEDQISLKNTLDAVRNAAQAAARIQSAFRAHSFRKRRLREAAHSATTCGDEYCILSNDVLGLSASSKLAFRNMRDYNSAALSIQKKYQRWKGRKDFLAFRQKVVKIQAHVRGYQVRKEYKVCWAVGILEKVVLRWHRRGVGLRGFRLEDETIEESEDEDILKLFRKQKVDAAINEAVSRVLSMVDSPEARQQYHRILGKYRQAKAELAGVKSDTISTAHSDISNAENNDEYHS, from the exons ATGGCAGAATCAG GATACAACATAAATGATTTGGTTCGAGAAGGCCTTTCTAGGTGGTTAAGACCTGCAGAAGTGCTCTTCATACTACAGAATCACGAGGATCACCAACTAGCGCATCAACCACCTCAAAAGCCAGCTA GTGGATCTATGTTTCTCTTTAATAAGAGGGTACTCAGGTACTTCCGTAAAGATGGTCATAGTTGGCGTAAAAAGAAGGATGGAAGAACTGTAGCAGAGGCACATGAACGGCTTAAG GTTGGAAATGCTGAAGCCCTAAATTGTTATTATGCACATGGTGAGAAGAATTCTAACTTCCAGAGGCGCAGCTATTGGATATTGGATCC TGCGTACGAGCACATTGTTCTGGTTCACTACAGAGATATAACTGAG GGGAGGCAGATTGGAGCATTCATGTCACAGTCATCTCCAATTTCCTCTACTTTCTCTCTGAGTCCCAGCTTATATTCTACTCAACATCCAGGCTTCACTGTTGTTGGTAGTGAATCTTATCAACAATACCAGGATGAATCTAGACCTGGATATGGGGAAATTTGTTCTGATGCAGTCATCCATATTAATGGGATGAACGTCTCAGACATCACCAGGATGATGGAGGGGGTGGGCAGTTCACCAAAGGTTGAGATAAGTCAAGCATTGCGAAGACTTGAGGAGCAGTTAAATTTAAATGATGACAGCTCAGCAGAAATTTATCCACTCTATAGTGAGATTGAGAACTCAAATGATGCTGAAAATCTTGTACATGACAAAAGTTCACTTGTCCAGATCCAGGACAATTCAAATAATCATCTGTTGCTGCCTCATTCAg GTGAGAGCAGTGAATCTCAGGATCAGCTTTTGAGCCTGGGTGCTAACATGTGGAAAGAGATGCTAGATCACTGCAGGAGCTCTCCGGCTGCTCAGTCACAAACCAAATGTTTTGAAAAGTTTGACGAGAAT GTAGTTGTAGTTGGATCGTATCTCTGCAATCCATCAGAGTATACGTGGACTTGTATGTTTGGTGATATTGAAGTTCCAGTTCAGATCATTAAGGAAGGTGCGATCCGCTGCCAGGCGCCTCCTCACTTGCCAGGTAAAGTCGCACTCTGTGTTACTACTGGCAATAGGGTGCCATGCAGTGAAGTAAGAGATTTTGAGTACCGTGCTAAGCTTGATGATCGTGGTCAAAATATTCTACCTGAAGTATCAGGAGCTTCTAAGAGTTCGGAGGAACTGTTGCTACTTGTCAGATTTGTGCAGATGCTTCTATCCGACTCATCAGTGCAGAGAGGGGATGGTTCTGAGTCATGCAATAATATCTTGGAAAAGTCCAAAGCAAGCGAAGATTCGTGGAGCCAAGTTATTGAATCTCTTTTATGTGGCACTTTAACTTCAACCGTAACCGTTGATTGGCTTCTACAAGAGCTTTTGAAAAACAAGTTGCAACAGTGGCTTTCATCCAAATTGCAAGTAAAAAATAACGAAATGGGCTATTCCTTGTCCAGGAAAGATCAAGGAATAATTCACATGATTGCTGGCCTGGGGTTTGAGTGGGCATTGCACCCAGTTTTAAATGCTGGAGTAAGTGCTAACTTCCGCGATATCAGTGGCTGGACTGCCCTGCACTGGGCTGCACGGTTTGGAAG AGAAAAAATGGTTGCATCACTCATAGCATCTGGTGCATTTGCTGGAGCTGTTACTGATCCGTCATCACACGATCCGTTTGGTAAAACTGCTGCATCAATTGCTTCTACCTGCGGTCACAAGGGAGTTGCAGGTTATCTTTCAGAGATGGCTCTCACCAGTCATCTGACGTCGCTCACATTAGAGGAAAGTGAGGTTTCAAGGGGGACTGCTGACATCGAAGCAGAAAAAACTATCAGTAGTATAACAACCAGCAGTTCTGTCACACACGAGGATCAGATTTCTCTAAAGAACACTTTAGATGCAGTCCGCAATGCAGCTCAGGCTGCTGCTCGTATACAATCTGCATTCCGAGCACATTCATTCCGGAAGAGACGACTGAGAGAAGCTGCGCATTCTGCTACCACTTGCGGAGATGAATATTGTATCCTCTCAAATGATGTTCTTGGGCTTTCAGCTTCCTCAAAGTTGGCATTCCGTAACATGCGGGACTATAACTcagcagctttatctattcagAAGAAATATCAGCGATGGAAAGGCCGGAAGGACTTCCTTGCATTTCGCCAGAAAGTAGTGAAGATACAG GCTCATGTACGAGGATATCAGGTTAGAAAGGAATACAAGGTATGTTGGGCTGTGGGTATTTTAGAGAAGGTGGTGCTAAGGTGGCATCGACGGGGTGTTGGTCTTCGAGGATTCCGACTAGAAGATGAAACCATCGAGGAAAGCGAGGACGAAGACATTCTCAAGTTGTTCCGCAAACAGAAAGTGGATGCTGCTATTAATGAGGCTGTCTCTAGAGTGCTATCAATGGTCGACTCTCCAGAAGCACGCCAACAATATCATCGCATTCTTGGAAAGTATCGACAAGCTAAG
- the LOC129893918 gene encoding calmodulin-binding transcription activator 4-like isoform X3: MAESGYNINDLVREGLSRWLRPAEVLFILQNHEDHQLAHQPPQKPASGSMFLFNKRVLRYFRKDGHSWRKKKDGRTVAEAHERLKVGNAEALNCYYAHGEKNSNFQRRSYWILDPAYEHIVLVHYRDITEGRQIGAFMSQSSPISSTFSLSPSLYSTQHPGFTVVGSESYQQYQDESRPGYGEICSDAVIHINGMNVSDITRMMEGVGSSPKVEISQALRRLEEQLNLNDDSSAEIYPLYSEIENSNDAENLVHDKSSLVQIQDNSNNHLLLPHSGESSESQDQLLSLGANMWKEMLDHCRSSPAAQSQTKCFEKFDENGMLQTSSGSEPIEATKSDRWPKIGGKEALKSSVTNLKQVDDFKYLARAQINTFGSYPDQCTTIFDQDQIGISFEANMSLTIVQKQKFTIHDISPDWGYASDATKVVVVGSYLCNPSEYTWTCMFGDIEVPVQIIKEGAIRCQAPPHLPGKVALCVTTGNRVPCSEVRDFEYRAKLDDRGQNILPEVSGASKSSEELLLLVRFVQMLLSDSSVQRGDGSESCNNILEKSKASEDSWSQVIESLLCGTLTSTVTVDWLLQELLKNKLQQWLSSKLQVKNNEMGYSLSRKDQGIIHMIAGLGFEWALHPVLNAGVSANFRDISGWTALHWAARFGREKMVASLIASGAFAGAVTDPSSHDPFGKTAASIASTCGHKGVAGYLSEMALTSHLTSLTLEESEVSRGTADIEAEKTISSITTSSSVTHEDQISLKNTLDAVRNAAQAAARIQSAFRAHSFRKRRLREAAHSATTCGDEYCILSNDVLGLSASSKLAFRNMRDYNSAALSIQKKYQRWKGRKDFLAFRQKVVKIQAHVRGYQVRKEYKVCWAVGILEKVVLRWHRRGVGLRGFRLEDETIEESEDEDILKLFRKQKVDAAINEAVSRVLSMVDSPEARQQYHRILGKYRQAKEILSSNLLSPCGRLSLQE; this comes from the exons ATGGCAGAATCAG GATACAACATAAATGATTTGGTTCGAGAAGGCCTTTCTAGGTGGTTAAGACCTGCAGAAGTGCTCTTCATACTACAGAATCACGAGGATCACCAACTAGCGCATCAACCACCTCAAAAGCCAGCTA GTGGATCTATGTTTCTCTTTAATAAGAGGGTACTCAGGTACTTCCGTAAAGATGGTCATAGTTGGCGTAAAAAGAAGGATGGAAGAACTGTAGCAGAGGCACATGAACGGCTTAAG GTTGGAAATGCTGAAGCCCTAAATTGTTATTATGCACATGGTGAGAAGAATTCTAACTTCCAGAGGCGCAGCTATTGGATATTGGATCC TGCGTACGAGCACATTGTTCTGGTTCACTACAGAGATATAACTGAG GGGAGGCAGATTGGAGCATTCATGTCACAGTCATCTCCAATTTCCTCTACTTTCTCTCTGAGTCCCAGCTTATATTCTACTCAACATCCAGGCTTCACTGTTGTTGGTAGTGAATCTTATCAACAATACCAGGATGAATCTAGACCTGGATATGGGGAAATTTGTTCTGATGCAGTCATCCATATTAATGGGATGAACGTCTCAGACATCACCAGGATGATGGAGGGGGTGGGCAGTTCACCAAAGGTTGAGATAAGTCAAGCATTGCGAAGACTTGAGGAGCAGTTAAATTTAAATGATGACAGCTCAGCAGAAATTTATCCACTCTATAGTGAGATTGAGAACTCAAATGATGCTGAAAATCTTGTACATGACAAAAGTTCACTTGTCCAGATCCAGGACAATTCAAATAATCATCTGTTGCTGCCTCATTCAg GTGAGAGCAGTGAATCTCAGGATCAGCTTTTGAGCCTGGGTGCTAACATGTGGAAAGAGATGCTAGATCACTGCAGGAGCTCTCCGGCTGCTCAGTCACAAACCAAATGTTTTGAAAAGTTTGACGAGAAT GGAATGCTACAAACTTCGTCAGGAAGTGAACCAATAGAAGCTACAAAAAGCGATAGGTGGCCTAAAATTGGTGGAAAGGAAGCTCTGAAAT CTTCTGTGACAAATCTTAAGCAAGTCGACGATTTCAAGTATCTTGCACGTGCACAAATAAATACTTTTGGATCCTATCCTGACCAGTGTACAACAATATTTGACCAAGATCAGATTGGAATTTCATTTGAAGCTAATATGAGCTTAACCATTGTCCAGAAGCAGAAATTTACCATTCATGATATATCTCCTGATTGGGGTTATGCATCTGATGCAACAAAG GTAGTTGTAGTTGGATCGTATCTCTGCAATCCATCAGAGTATACGTGGACTTGTATGTTTGGTGATATTGAAGTTCCAGTTCAGATCATTAAGGAAGGTGCGATCCGCTGCCAGGCGCCTCCTCACTTGCCAGGTAAAGTCGCACTCTGTGTTACTACTGGCAATAGGGTGCCATGCAGTGAAGTAAGAGATTTTGAGTACCGTGCTAAGCTTGATGATCGTGGTCAAAATATTCTACCTGAAGTATCAGGAGCTTCTAAGAGTTCGGAGGAACTGTTGCTACTTGTCAGATTTGTGCAGATGCTTCTATCCGACTCATCAGTGCAGAGAGGGGATGGTTCTGAGTCATGCAATAATATCTTGGAAAAGTCCAAAGCAAGCGAAGATTCGTGGAGCCAAGTTATTGAATCTCTTTTATGTGGCACTTTAACTTCAACCGTAACCGTTGATTGGCTTCTACAAGAGCTTTTGAAAAACAAGTTGCAACAGTGGCTTTCATCCAAATTGCAAGTAAAAAATAACGAAATGGGCTATTCCTTGTCCAGGAAAGATCAAGGAATAATTCACATGATTGCTGGCCTGGGGTTTGAGTGGGCATTGCACCCAGTTTTAAATGCTGGAGTAAGTGCTAACTTCCGCGATATCAGTGGCTGGACTGCCCTGCACTGGGCTGCACGGTTTGGAAG AGAAAAAATGGTTGCATCACTCATAGCATCTGGTGCATTTGCTGGAGCTGTTACTGATCCGTCATCACACGATCCGTTTGGTAAAACTGCTGCATCAATTGCTTCTACCTGCGGTCACAAGGGAGTTGCAGGTTATCTTTCAGAGATGGCTCTCACCAGTCATCTGACGTCGCTCACATTAGAGGAAAGTGAGGTTTCAAGGGGGACTGCTGACATCGAAGCAGAAAAAACTATCAGTAGTATAACAACCAGCAGTTCTGTCACACACGAGGATCAGATTTCTCTAAAGAACACTTTAGATGCAGTCCGCAATGCAGCTCAGGCTGCTGCTCGTATACAATCTGCATTCCGAGCACATTCATTCCGGAAGAGACGACTGAGAGAAGCTGCGCATTCTGCTACCACTTGCGGAGATGAATATTGTATCCTCTCAAATGATGTTCTTGGGCTTTCAGCTTCCTCAAAGTTGGCATTCCGTAACATGCGGGACTATAACTcagcagctttatctattcagAAGAAATATCAGCGATGGAAAGGCCGGAAGGACTTCCTTGCATTTCGCCAGAAAGTAGTGAAGATACAG GCTCATGTACGAGGATATCAGGTTAGAAAGGAATACAAGGTATGTTGGGCTGTGGGTATTTTAGAGAAGGTGGTGCTAAGGTGGCATCGACGGGGTGTTGGTCTTCGAGGATTCCGACTAGAAGATGAAACCATCGAGGAAAGCGAGGACGAAGACATTCTCAAGTTGTTCCGCAAACAGAAAGTGGATGCTGCTATTAATGAGGCTGTCTCTAGAGTGCTATCAATGGTCGACTCTCCAGAAGCACGCCAACAATATCATCGCATTCTTGGAAAGTATCGACAAGCTAAG
- the LOC129893918 gene encoding calmodulin-binding transcription activator 4-like isoform X2 yields the protein MAESGYNINDLVREGLSRWLRPAEVLFILQNHEDHQLAHQPPQKPASGSMFLFNKRVLRYFRKDGHSWRKKKDGRTVAEAHERLKVGNAEALNCYYAHGEKNSNFQRRSYWILDPAYEHIVLVHYRDITEIGAFMSQSSPISSTFSLSPSLYSTQHPGFTVVGSESYQQYQDESRPGYGEICSDAVIHINGMNVSDITRMMEGVGSSPKVEISQALRRLEEQLNLNDDSSAEIYPLYSEIENSNDAENLVHDKSSLVQIQDNSNNHLLLPHSGESSESQDQLLSLGANMWKEMLDHCRSSPAAQSQTKCFEKFDENGMLQTSSGSEPIEATKSDRWPKIGGKEALKSSVTNLKQVDDFKYLARAQINTFGSYPDQCTTIFDQDQIGISFEANMSLTIVQKQKFTIHDISPDWGYASDATKVVVVGSYLCNPSEYTWTCMFGDIEVPVQIIKEGAIRCQAPPHLPGKVALCVTTGNRVPCSEVRDFEYRAKLDDRGQNILPEVSGASKSSEELLLLVRFVQMLLSDSSVQRGDGSESCNNILEKSKASEDSWSQVIESLLCGTLTSTVTVDWLLQELLKNKLQQWLSSKLQVKNNEMGYSLSRKDQGIIHMIAGLGFEWALHPVLNAGVSANFRDISGWTALHWAARFGREKMVASLIASGAFAGAVTDPSSHDPFGKTAASIASTCGHKGVAGYLSEMALTSHLTSLTLEESEVSRGTADIEAEKTISSITTSSSVTHEDQISLKNTLDAVRNAAQAAARIQSAFRAHSFRKRRLREAAHSATTCGDEYCILSNDVLGLSASSKLAFRNMRDYNSAALSIQKKYQRWKGRKDFLAFRQKVVKIQAHVRGYQVRKEYKVCWAVGILEKVVLRWHRRGVGLRGFRLEDETIEESEDEDILKLFRKQKVDAAINEAVSRVLSMVDSPEARQQYHRILGKYRQAKAELAGVKSDTISTAHSDISNAENNDEYHS from the exons ATGGCAGAATCAG GATACAACATAAATGATTTGGTTCGAGAAGGCCTTTCTAGGTGGTTAAGACCTGCAGAAGTGCTCTTCATACTACAGAATCACGAGGATCACCAACTAGCGCATCAACCACCTCAAAAGCCAGCTA GTGGATCTATGTTTCTCTTTAATAAGAGGGTACTCAGGTACTTCCGTAAAGATGGTCATAGTTGGCGTAAAAAGAAGGATGGAAGAACTGTAGCAGAGGCACATGAACGGCTTAAG GTTGGAAATGCTGAAGCCCTAAATTGTTATTATGCACATGGTGAGAAGAATTCTAACTTCCAGAGGCGCAGCTATTGGATATTGGATCC TGCGTACGAGCACATTGTTCTGGTTCACTACAGAGATATAACTGAG ATTGGAGCATTCATGTCACAGTCATCTCCAATTTCCTCTACTTTCTCTCTGAGTCCCAGCTTATATTCTACTCAACATCCAGGCTTCACTGTTGTTGGTAGTGAATCTTATCAACAATACCAGGATGAATCTAGACCTGGATATGGGGAAATTTGTTCTGATGCAGTCATCCATATTAATGGGATGAACGTCTCAGACATCACCAGGATGATGGAGGGGGTGGGCAGTTCACCAAAGGTTGAGATAAGTCAAGCATTGCGAAGACTTGAGGAGCAGTTAAATTTAAATGATGACAGCTCAGCAGAAATTTATCCACTCTATAGTGAGATTGAGAACTCAAATGATGCTGAAAATCTTGTACATGACAAAAGTTCACTTGTCCAGATCCAGGACAATTCAAATAATCATCTGTTGCTGCCTCATTCAg GTGAGAGCAGTGAATCTCAGGATCAGCTTTTGAGCCTGGGTGCTAACATGTGGAAAGAGATGCTAGATCACTGCAGGAGCTCTCCGGCTGCTCAGTCACAAACCAAATGTTTTGAAAAGTTTGACGAGAAT GGAATGCTACAAACTTCGTCAGGAAGTGAACCAATAGAAGCTACAAAAAGCGATAGGTGGCCTAAAATTGGTGGAAAGGAAGCTCTGAAAT CTTCTGTGACAAATCTTAAGCAAGTCGACGATTTCAAGTATCTTGCACGTGCACAAATAAATACTTTTGGATCCTATCCTGACCAGTGTACAACAATATTTGACCAAGATCAGATTGGAATTTCATTTGAAGCTAATATGAGCTTAACCATTGTCCAGAAGCAGAAATTTACCATTCATGATATATCTCCTGATTGGGGTTATGCATCTGATGCAACAAAG GTAGTTGTAGTTGGATCGTATCTCTGCAATCCATCAGAGTATACGTGGACTTGTATGTTTGGTGATATTGAAGTTCCAGTTCAGATCATTAAGGAAGGTGCGATCCGCTGCCAGGCGCCTCCTCACTTGCCAGGTAAAGTCGCACTCTGTGTTACTACTGGCAATAGGGTGCCATGCAGTGAAGTAAGAGATTTTGAGTACCGTGCTAAGCTTGATGATCGTGGTCAAAATATTCTACCTGAAGTATCAGGAGCTTCTAAGAGTTCGGAGGAACTGTTGCTACTTGTCAGATTTGTGCAGATGCTTCTATCCGACTCATCAGTGCAGAGAGGGGATGGTTCTGAGTCATGCAATAATATCTTGGAAAAGTCCAAAGCAAGCGAAGATTCGTGGAGCCAAGTTATTGAATCTCTTTTATGTGGCACTTTAACTTCAACCGTAACCGTTGATTGGCTTCTACAAGAGCTTTTGAAAAACAAGTTGCAACAGTGGCTTTCATCCAAATTGCAAGTAAAAAATAACGAAATGGGCTATTCCTTGTCCAGGAAAGATCAAGGAATAATTCACATGATTGCTGGCCTGGGGTTTGAGTGGGCATTGCACCCAGTTTTAAATGCTGGAGTAAGTGCTAACTTCCGCGATATCAGTGGCTGGACTGCCCTGCACTGGGCTGCACGGTTTGGAAG AGAAAAAATGGTTGCATCACTCATAGCATCTGGTGCATTTGCTGGAGCTGTTACTGATCCGTCATCACACGATCCGTTTGGTAAAACTGCTGCATCAATTGCTTCTACCTGCGGTCACAAGGGAGTTGCAGGTTATCTTTCAGAGATGGCTCTCACCAGTCATCTGACGTCGCTCACATTAGAGGAAAGTGAGGTTTCAAGGGGGACTGCTGACATCGAAGCAGAAAAAACTATCAGTAGTATAACAACCAGCAGTTCTGTCACACACGAGGATCAGATTTCTCTAAAGAACACTTTAGATGCAGTCCGCAATGCAGCTCAGGCTGCTGCTCGTATACAATCTGCATTCCGAGCACATTCATTCCGGAAGAGACGACTGAGAGAAGCTGCGCATTCTGCTACCACTTGCGGAGATGAATATTGTATCCTCTCAAATGATGTTCTTGGGCTTTCAGCTTCCTCAAAGTTGGCATTCCGTAACATGCGGGACTATAACTcagcagctttatctattcagAAGAAATATCAGCGATGGAAAGGCCGGAAGGACTTCCTTGCATTTCGCCAGAAAGTAGTGAAGATACAG GCTCATGTACGAGGATATCAGGTTAGAAAGGAATACAAGGTATGTTGGGCTGTGGGTATTTTAGAGAAGGTGGTGCTAAGGTGGCATCGACGGGGTGTTGGTCTTCGAGGATTCCGACTAGAAGATGAAACCATCGAGGAAAGCGAGGACGAAGACATTCTCAAGTTGTTCCGCAAACAGAAAGTGGATGCTGCTATTAATGAGGCTGTCTCTAGAGTGCTATCAATGGTCGACTCTCCAGAAGCACGCCAACAATATCATCGCATTCTTGGAAAGTATCGACAAGCTAAG